One window from the genome of Nicotiana sylvestris chromosome 9, ASM39365v2, whole genome shotgun sequence encodes:
- the LOC138877698 gene encoding COP1-interactive protein 1-like, with protein sequence MGRISLLEKKTRESEKSIHEAEEIAKGAQLEAANWKEQFENAQGTIEELQESRNHLEQQKRGLTSELVVAKAFSSQFEKDKERLECCFSEQLSKSSEEIRELKSLLDKKEEYEGELVQNLTQVQADLRISSDKVRALESSHASLEASLDSHLAEHQMLKNDLAMWKREYELLEEKFDLEVSWDFLNSRRDALMEASQENFDLNSELAKVLETIERTQQPLDFPSPAIEAPVAKKPVNDEAIVVAVEVEDVAIPAPEGEISTTQSMEAETSVTLAPLVEPNTSSPAETTPVAASSEVATVHVAVSESEINIATSDVPTPSMTS encoded by the coding sequence atgggaagaatttcccttctggaaaagaaaactcgtgagtctgaaaagtctatccacgaggctgaggaaatagccaAGGGAGCCCAGCTAGAAGCAGCTAATTGGAAAGAGCaatttgagaatgctcagggaactatagaagaattgcaagagagtagaaatcacctggagcagcaaaagcgaGGTCTGACTTCTGAGTTAGTAGTTGCCAAAGCTTTTTCAAGTCAATTTGAAAAAGACAAGGAACGCCTTGAATGTTGCTTTTCAGAACAGTTATCAAAGTcaagtgaagaaatcagagaactTAAGTCACTCTTggacaagaaagaagaatatgAAGGAGAATTAGTGCAGAACTTGACTCAAGTTCAAGCTGATTTAAGGATCTCCTCTGACAAAGTACGTGCCTTAGAGAGTTcccatgcctcccttgaagcttcccttgattctcatttagctgaacatcaaatgttaaagaatgatcttgctatgtggaaaagggagtatgaacttcttgaGGAGAAGTTTGATTTAGAGGTGAGTTGGGATTTCTTaaactctcgtcgtgatgctttaatggaggccagtcaagaaaactttgacttaaactcagagttggccaaagttttagaaaccattgaaagaaccCAACAACCACTTGACTTTCCTTCTCCGGCAATTGAAGCTCCCGTGGCTAAGAAACCTGTAAATGACGAAGCCATTGTTGTGGCAGTTGAAGTTGAAGATGTTGCAATTCCAGCTCCCGAGGGTGAAATTTCTACGACTCAGTCTATGGAAGCTGAAACTTCCGTGACTCTTGCTCCCCTCGTTGAACCTAACACTTCAAGCCCAGCTGAAACCActcctgttgctgcttcttcagaagttgccaccgtgcATGTGGCTGtttctgaaagtgaaattaatattgcaacttctgatgtgccaACCCCTTCAATGACCAGTTAA